A single Sphingomonas kaistensis DNA region contains:
- a CDS encoding iron-containing alcohol dehydrogenase, with protein sequence MTNSQILHPGPRLLIGHGRTPELAGLLPGGPVLLVTDRSVRTMGLLDPLLTELEREREVVLFDGVEADPSRATLMAAVEAGRAGGATSVVGFGGGSPMDVAKLAAYLLGSGDDLDTIWGVGLARGRRLPLALVPTTAGTGSEATPVAIITVEGAEKRGVNAAPLIPDVAVLDASLTLGKPRGLTAATGIDAMVHAVEAYTSAKAKNPVSDMQGREALRLLSANLITVCEEPSNVAAREAMLVGAHLAGLAFANAPVAGVHALAYPLGGIHHLPHGLSNALMLRPVLSFNAEAAREPYAELAAILDPAVATLGTQAAAAQLVERLEELVIASGLKPRLRDHGIGREEAAMLAREAMKQTRLLVNNPVPISEADAQRLYEAAW encoded by the coding sequence GTGACGAATAGCCAAATCCTCCATCCCGGTCCGCGGCTGCTGATCGGCCACGGCCGCACGCCTGAGCTTGCGGGCCTTCTTCCGGGCGGCCCCGTACTGCTGGTCACCGACCGGTCGGTGCGAACGATGGGCCTGCTCGACCCGCTGCTCACCGAACTGGAGCGCGAGCGCGAGGTGGTCCTGTTCGATGGCGTTGAGGCCGATCCCAGCCGCGCCACCCTGATGGCAGCGGTCGAGGCGGGGCGGGCGGGCGGCGCCACGTCGGTCGTCGGCTTCGGCGGTGGCAGCCCGATGGATGTGGCAAAGCTTGCGGCCTATCTCCTCGGCTCGGGCGACGATCTCGACACAATCTGGGGCGTGGGGCTGGCGCGGGGGCGGCGCCTGCCGCTGGCATTGGTCCCGACCACCGCCGGGACCGGCTCCGAAGCGACGCCCGTGGCGATCATCACCGTCGAAGGCGCGGAAAAGAGGGGCGTCAACGCCGCGCCGCTGATCCCCGACGTCGCCGTGCTTGACGCTTCGCTGACGCTGGGCAAACCGCGCGGCCTGACGGCGGCGACGGGCATCGACGCCATGGTCCATGCGGTCGAGGCCTATACCTCGGCCAAGGCTAAGAACCCGGTGTCGGACATGCAGGGGCGCGAGGCGTTGCGCTTGCTGTCGGCCAACCTGATCACCGTTTGCGAAGAGCCGAGCAATGTCGCCGCCCGCGAAGCGATGCTGGTCGGCGCGCACCTCGCCGGGCTGGCTTTCGCCAACGCCCCGGTCGCCGGCGTCCATGCGCTCGCCTATCCGCTCGGCGGCATTCACCATCTGCCGCACGGCCTCAGCAATGCGCTGATGCTGCGCCCCGTACTGTCCTTCAACGCCGAGGCCGCGCGTGAGCCTTATGCCGAACTCGCCGCCATCCTCGACCCTGCGGTCGCCACGCTGGGCACCCAGGCCGCGGCTGCGCAATTGGTCGAGCGGCTGGAGGAACTGGTGATCGCCAGCGGCCTCAAGCCGCGGCTTCGTGATCACGGCATTGGGCGGGAGGAAGCCGCGATGCTGGCGCGCGAGGCGATGAAGCAGACCCGCCTGCTGGTGAACAATCCGGTGCCCATCAGCGAAGCCGACGCCCAGCGCCTGTACGAGGCCGCCTGGTGA
- a CDS encoding thioesterase family protein: MSRPVPPRRDPFGRWHDVSLRWSDNDAYGHVNNTIYYQWFDSAVNAFLVGEGLLDIVAGDPICLVVGTACDYFAPLSFPGEVEIGLRVVELGRSSVRYHLGVFAKGAEEAAAAGSFVHVAVDRSGRRPVPWPDNWRQVLEAFRA, translated from the coding sequence GTGAGCCGCCCGGTCCCGCCGCGCCGCGATCCATTTGGGCGCTGGCACGACGTTTCGCTCCGCTGGTCGGACAACGATGCCTACGGGCACGTCAATAATACGATCTATTACCAGTGGTTCGACAGCGCCGTGAACGCGTTTCTGGTGGGCGAAGGGCTGCTCGACATCGTGGCCGGCGATCCCATCTGCCTGGTGGTCGGCACCGCCTGCGATTATTTCGCGCCGCTCAGTTTTCCGGGCGAGGTCGAGATCGGCCTGCGCGTCGTCGAGCTGGGTCGCTCCAGCGTGCGCTATCATCTGGGCGTATTCGCCAAGGGGGCTGAGGAAGCGGCCGCCGCGGGAAGCTTTGTCCACGTGGCGGTGGACCGCTCCGGACGGCGTCCGGTGCCGTGGCCGGACAATTGGCGACAGGTGCTGGAGGCTTTTCGCGCCTAG
- a CDS encoding nitronate monooxygenase family protein, translating into MSLPPVFDTLRLPVIGAPLFIVSNPALVIAQCKAGVVGSFPALNARPQAQLDEWLHEITEALAAHDRANPDAPAAPFAVNQIVHRSNTRFEEDMATCAKWKVPIVITSLGAREELNQAVHGWGGITLHDVIDDRFARKAIEKGADGLIAVAAGAGGHAGRWSPFALIQEIRSWFDGPLALSGSIATGGAILAAQAMGADVAYVGSPFIATDEARAEGDYKQGIVDGSAKDIVYSSLFTGVHGNYLRSSIEKAGLDPDNLPESSAEAMSFGGGSSAKAWKDIWGSGQGIGAIDKVQPAADLIARWSEEYRAARSRVCG; encoded by the coding sequence ATGTCTCTGCCGCCCGTTTTCGACACTCTGCGCCTGCCGGTCATCGGTGCGCCCCTGTTCATCGTGTCCAATCCGGCGCTGGTGATCGCTCAGTGCAAGGCGGGCGTGGTCGGCAGCTTTCCGGCGCTGAACGCGCGGCCGCAGGCGCAGCTCGACGAATGGCTGCACGAGATCACCGAGGCCCTGGCCGCGCACGATCGCGCCAATCCCGATGCGCCCGCCGCGCCGTTTGCGGTCAATCAGATCGTCCACCGTTCGAACACCCGGTTCGAGGAAGACATGGCGACCTGCGCCAAGTGGAAGGTGCCGATCGTGATCACCTCGCTTGGTGCGCGCGAAGAGCTCAATCAGGCCGTCCATGGCTGGGGCGGGATCACGCTTCACGACGTCATCGACGACCGCTTCGCCCGCAAGGCGATCGAGAAAGGCGCCGACGGCCTGATCGCGGTGGCGGCGGGGGCTGGTGGCCATGCCGGCCGCTGGTCGCCCTTCGCGCTGATCCAGGAAATCCGCAGCTGGTTCGACGGCCCGCTCGCTTTGTCCGGCTCGATCGCCACCGGCGGCGCGATCCTGGCGGCACAGGCCATGGGCGCGGACGTCGCTTATGTCGGCTCACCCTTCATCGCCACCGACGAAGCGCGTGCGGAAGGCGACTACAAGCAGGGCATCGTCGACGGATCGGCCAAGGACATCGTTTATTCGAGCCTGTTCACCGGCGTGCATGGCAATTATCTGCGCTCGTCGATCGAAAAGGCCGGGCTCGATCCCGATAATCTGCCGGAAAGCAGCGCGGAGGCAATGAGCTTCGGCGGTGGCAGCAGCGCCAAGGCGTGGAAGGACATCTGGGGATCCGGCCAGGGCATCGGCGCGATCGATAAGGTCCAGCCCGCCGCCGACCTCATCGCACGGTGGAGCGAGGAATATCGCGCGGCAAGGTCGCGGGTCTGCGGCTAG
- a CDS encoding PAS domain S-box protein, translating into MDALNNAGSDQFPPSLWRDLADQLPQLAWISDRDGRALWFNKRALDYLGLKPEEMIGNGWFKALHPDARAGTVETWRQALEHGIPYECHYALRRHDGVYRDFLARAEPHRGAGGEIDYWFGTTTDVTDQRAEQETARRAAEEIEAIYATAPVGLTVLDKEMRFVRINERMAELNGIPAADHLGKSVRELLPALADQAESALQRVFAGEDIIGLELSGETPAAPGAVRTWRENWLPMRAANGEITAVAISAEEVTASKAAERALARSEAQFRTLAEAIPGMLFVTDSDGGNRYVNETFATFSGLPKEQLLGKGWLQLLHPDDRDRTLAAWADANAQDRPYEVEYRLRNHAGDYRWIAARALRIPASDGEGGEQWVGTCIDIHDSKVAEQELRESEARVRIASDHSDVSFWDVDLVHHTVVWPKRLRAMLGIFSDRPVSLQDFYDTIHPDDSERVITAFAATMDPDRRAVYDVDYRAIGKEDGIVRWVTAKGRGLFDAEGRCVQVLGTAVDITQRKQAEEDVRRSEERYRALFNSMEQGFCIINLSFDEDGQPCDHRFVEINPAFSRQSGLPQDVLNKSIHDVVPGLDNSWTERYGEVLRTGHSKRFVDYAEPLGRWFEVYAFPLGRAAENNVALLFSDVTERMEREEALRRSENELRLRLNAIPQMVWSTLPDGYHDFYNDRWYEFTGTPLGSTDGEGWNGMFHPEDQAQAWARWNESLATGQPYEIEYRLRHHTGSYRWVLGRALPIRNEAGEIVRWMGTCTDIDDRIAADRALRDSEARLRAILEAVPVGLMFADSSGRLTGWNHQIAEFLGHDLVESSRVEDYRDDYVAFHGDGRQVESDEYPLARALAGEARPELEVRVRRGDGSLRWLRYVAAAIRDEQSGEITGGVVASIDVDRERRLTEGLEREVEKVIAEREVAQEALRQSQKLEAMGQLTGGVAHDFNNLLTPIIGSLDLLQRKQILDERTGRLVEGALASAEKARVLVQRLLAFARRQPLKPQAIDLRRVVSEMSELVDSTSGPRIRVVTDLPDSLPAALADGNQLEMALLNLSVNARDAMPEGGTLSIGARSEEAGAGTKLGLPAQPHVVLSVSDTGTGMDEETRRRAIEPFFSTKGLGKGTGLGLSMVHGLAAQLGGALDIRSAHGMGTTIELWLPLAAEAAASNVASGSEPDAHGAGTVMLVDDEELVRASTAGMLADLGYRVVEADCGEAALSLVADGLVPSLLITDQLMPGLSGTDLAVRLRERFAGLPVLVVSGYADLESLSPAFPHLSKPFRQAELAAALEKVTV; encoded by the coding sequence ATGGATGCCTTGAACAACGCCGGGTCCGACCAGTTTCCGCCGTCCTTGTGGCGCGATCTCGCCGACCAATTGCCGCAGCTTGCGTGGATCTCGGACCGCGACGGGCGCGCCCTGTGGTTCAACAAACGCGCGCTGGACTATCTCGGGTTGAAGCCTGAGGAGATGATCGGGAACGGCTGGTTCAAAGCCCTTCATCCCGATGCGCGCGCCGGCACGGTCGAAACGTGGCGGCAAGCGTTGGAACACGGTATCCCTTACGAATGCCATTATGCCCTGAGGCGTCACGATGGCGTGTATCGGGATTTCCTGGCTCGGGCCGAACCACATCGTGGGGCCGGGGGCGAGATCGACTATTGGTTCGGCACCACCACCGATGTCACCGACCAGCGCGCCGAGCAGGAAACGGCCCGTCGTGCCGCCGAGGAGATTGAGGCGATCTATGCCACCGCGCCGGTCGGCCTCACCGTGCTCGACAAGGAGATGCGCTTTGTCCGCATCAACGAGCGGATGGCCGAGCTCAACGGCATCCCGGCAGCCGACCATCTCGGTAAATCCGTTCGCGAGCTGCTACCCGCGCTTGCCGATCAGGCCGAAAGCGCGCTCCAGCGGGTTTTCGCGGGCGAAGATATCATCGGCCTCGAGCTTAGCGGCGAAACGCCCGCGGCGCCGGGCGCCGTCCGAACCTGGCGGGAAAATTGGCTACCCATGCGAGCGGCCAACGGCGAGATTACCGCCGTGGCCATTTCGGCCGAAGAGGTTACTGCGTCCAAAGCGGCCGAACGAGCACTCGCCCGCTCCGAAGCCCAATTCCGGACCCTCGCCGAGGCGATTCCCGGCATGTTGTTCGTCACCGACAGCGATGGCGGGAACCGTTACGTCAATGAGACTTTTGCGACCTTTTCGGGCCTGCCCAAGGAGCAGCTGCTTGGCAAAGGCTGGCTCCAGCTTCTTCATCCCGATGATCGCGATCGCACGTTGGCGGCATGGGCCGACGCCAACGCCCAGGATCGCCCGTACGAAGTGGAATACCGGCTTCGCAATCACGCCGGCGACTATCGCTGGATCGCGGCTCGTGCCCTCAGAATCCCAGCCTCCGACGGCGAGGGCGGTGAGCAGTGGGTCGGCACCTGCATCGACATTCACGACAGCAAGGTCGCCGAGCAGGAGCTGCGCGAAAGCGAAGCGCGGGTTCGGATCGCCAGTGACCATTCCGACGTGTCCTTCTGGGACGTCGATCTCGTGCACCATACAGTGGTATGGCCGAAACGCCTGAGGGCGATGCTTGGCATCTTTAGCGACCGACCCGTGTCGCTTCAGGATTTCTACGACACGATCCATCCGGACGACAGCGAACGGGTCATCACTGCATTTGCTGCAACCATGGATCCGGACAGGCGTGCGGTCTACGATGTGGACTATCGGGCGATCGGCAAGGAAGACGGCATCGTCAGGTGGGTCACCGCCAAGGGGCGCGGCTTGTTCGACGCCGAGGGCCGCTGCGTGCAAGTGCTCGGCACCGCCGTCGACATCACGCAGCGCAAGCAGGCCGAAGAGGACGTTCGCCGAAGCGAAGAGCGGTATCGCGCCCTGTTCAACTCGATGGAGCAGGGCTTTTGCATCATCAATTTGAGCTTCGATGAAGACGGACAGCCGTGCGACCATCGCTTCGTCGAGATCAATCCCGCATTTTCACGTCAATCGGGACTTCCGCAGGACGTTCTGAACAAGTCGATCCACGACGTGGTGCCCGGCCTCGATAATAGCTGGACCGAACGCTATGGAGAGGTTCTGCGCACCGGCCACTCCAAGCGTTTCGTCGATTATGCCGAGCCGCTTGGACGCTGGTTCGAAGTCTATGCCTTTCCCCTCGGCCGTGCCGCAGAAAATAACGTCGCGCTTCTGTTCAGCGACGTGACCGAGCGGATGGAGCGCGAAGAGGCCCTTCGCCGCAGCGAGAACGAACTTCGCCTCCGCCTCAACGCCATTCCGCAGATGGTCTGGTCGACGCTGCCCGACGGTTATCACGATTTCTACAACGACCGCTGGTACGAATTTACCGGAACCCCGCTCGGCTCGACCGACGGCGAAGGGTGGAACGGCATGTTCCATCCCGAAGACCAGGCGCAGGCCTGGGCGCGGTGGAACGAGTCGCTGGCGACCGGCCAGCCCTACGAAATCGAATATCGTCTGCGGCACCATACCGGCAGCTATCGCTGGGTACTCGGCCGCGCGCTGCCGATCCGCAATGAAGCGGGCGAGATCGTGCGCTGGATGGGGACCTGCACCGATATCGACGACCGCATCGCCGCCGACCGCGCGTTGCGTGACAGTGAAGCACGGCTCCGCGCGATCCTTGAAGCCGTCCCGGTCGGTCTGATGTTTGCCGATTCCTCCGGGCGGCTGACCGGCTGGAACCACCAGATCGCGGAATTCCTTGGGCATGACCTGGTCGAGAGCAGCCGGGTCGAGGATTATCGCGACGACTATGTCGCCTTTCACGGCGATGGGCGCCAAGTCGAAAGCGACGAATATCCGCTGGCCCGCGCGCTCGCCGGCGAAGCACGGCCCGAGCTCGAGGTGCGAGTCCGGCGCGGCGACGGCTCGCTGCGCTGGCTGCGCTACGTCGCGGCGGCCATACGCGACGAGCAGAGCGGCGAGATCACCGGCGGGGTGGTTGCCTCGATCGACGTCGACCGCGAACGGCGGCTTACCGAGGGGCTGGAGCGCGAAGTCGAAAAGGTGATCGCCGAGCGCGAAGTGGCGCAGGAAGCGCTTCGTCAGAGCCAGAAGCTGGAAGCGATGGGCCAGTTGACCGGCGGTGTCGCGCACGACTTCAACAACCTTCTGACTCCGATCATCGGCAGCCTCGATTTGCTGCAGCGCAAGCAGATCCTCGACGAACGCACCGGCCGGCTGGTCGAGGGCGCGCTCGCCTCCGCCGAAAAGGCACGGGTGCTGGTCCAGCGCCTGCTCGCCTTCGCCCGCCGCCAGCCGCTGAAGCCGCAGGCGATCGATCTCCGGCGCGTGGTGTCGGAAATGAGCGAGTTGGTGGATTCGACCTCCGGGCCGCGCATCCGGGTTGTCACCGACCTTCCCGACAGCCTGCCCGCGGCGCTTGCCGACGGTAATCAGCTCGAAATGGCGCTGCTCAATCTCAGCGTGAACGCGCGCGACGCCATGCCCGAAGGCGGCACGCTCAGCATCGGCGCGCGAAGCGAGGAGGCGGGGGCGGGCACGAAGCTTGGCCTGCCTGCGCAGCCGCATGTTGTGCTGTCGGTCAGCGATACCGGCACCGGCATGGACGAAGAAACCCGCCGCCGCGCGATCGAGCCTTTCTTCTCGACCAAGGGCCTCGGCAAAGGCACCGGGCTTGGCCTGTCGATGGTGCATGGCCTCGCCGCGCAGCTCGGCGGCGCGCTCGACATCCGCTCGGCGCACGGCATGGGCACCACCATCGAATTATGGCTCCCGCTCGCCGCAGAAGCCGCCGCCAGCAACGTGGCAAGCGGCTCCGAGCCCGACGCGCACGGGGCGGGCACCGTGATGCTGGTCGACGACGAGGAACTGGTCCGTGCCTCGACCGCCGGAATGCTCGCCGACCTCGGCTACCGCGTGGTCGAGGCCGATTGCGGCGAAGCGGCCCTGTCGCTCGTAGCCGATGGGTTGGTTCCGAGCCTGCTGATCACCGACCAGTTGATGCCCGGGCTCAGCGGCACCGACCTCGCGGTTCGCCTGCGCGAGCGCTTCGCCGGGCTGCCGGTGCTGGTGGTGTCGGGCTATGCCGACCTTGAAAGCCTCTCGCCTGCCTTCCCGCACCTCAGCAAGCCGTTCCGCCAAGCCGAACTTGCCGCCGCGCTGGAGAAGGTGACGGTTTGA
- the argH gene encoding argininosuccinate lyase — translation MWGGRFAAGPSEIMQTINASLPVDRRMWREDLAGSRAHATMLRDQGIVGAEDAAAILASLDTIEAEFEANGPPTDLALEDIHMAVESRLAELIGPAAGRLHTARSRNDQVATDFRLWVRGACRESAEAIVRLQSVLIACAEEHADTIMPGFTHLQVAQPVTLGHHLLAYVEMLQRDVSRFFAADERAGECPLGAAALAGTGFPIDREATAAALGFERPTANSLDSVSDRDFALDYLAAAAQCSLHLSRLAEELINWASPPFGFVQLSDQWSTGSSIMPQKRNPDAAELVRGHSGRIVGLFTGLMITMKGLPLAYSKDMQDDKAPTFEAHDLLALSLAALAGSVESAAFNPARMREVAAQGFATATDLADWLVREAGVPFREAHHITGRAVKAAEDAGCDLADLSLDTLQAIDARIDDRVYDVLSVEASVNSRTSHGGTAPVRVREQVSRWKELLDL, via the coding sequence ATGTGGGGCGGCCGGTTCGCCGCGGGCCCGTCCGAAATCATGCAGACCATCAACGCCTCGCTGCCGGTCGACCGGCGGATGTGGCGTGAGGATCTGGCCGGCTCGCGCGCCCATGCCACCATGCTGCGCGATCAGGGCATCGTCGGTGCCGAAGACGCCGCGGCGATCCTCGCAAGCCTCGACACCATCGAAGCGGAGTTCGAGGCGAACGGCCCGCCGACCGACCTTGCGCTGGAGGACATCCACATGGCGGTCGAAAGCCGCCTGGCCGAGCTGATCGGCCCCGCCGCCGGGCGCCTCCACACCGCGCGTTCGCGCAACGATCAGGTCGCGACCGACTTCCGGCTGTGGGTGCGCGGTGCGTGCCGGGAGAGCGCCGAGGCGATCGTCCGCCTGCAATCGGTACTGATCGCCTGTGCCGAGGAGCATGCCGACACCATCATGCCCGGCTTCACCCACCTCCAGGTCGCGCAGCCGGTGACGCTCGGCCATCACCTTCTCGCTTATGTCGAAATGCTGCAACGCGACGTGTCGCGCTTCTTCGCCGCGGACGAACGGGCAGGGGAATGCCCGCTGGGCGCCGCGGCGCTGGCCGGCACCGGCTTCCCGATCGACCGCGAGGCGACCGCCGCCGCGCTCGGCTTTGAGCGGCCAACCGCGAACAGCCTCGACAGCGTGTCGGACCGTGACTTCGCACTCGATTACCTCGCCGCCGCCGCGCAATGCAGCCTGCACCTGTCACGCCTCGCCGAAGAACTGATCAACTGGGCCAGTCCGCCGTTCGGCTTCGTCCAGCTCAGCGACCAATGGTCGACCGGCAGCTCGATCATGCCGCAGAAGCGCAATCCCGATGCGGCCGAGCTGGTGCGCGGCCATTCGGGGCGGATCGTCGGGCTATTCACGGGCCTGATGATCACCATGAAAGGCCTGCCGCTGGCCTATTCAAAAGACATGCAGGACGACAAGGCGCCGACCTTCGAGGCGCATGACCTGCTCGCCCTCAGCCTCGCCGCGCTGGCCGGGTCGGTCGAAAGCGCCGCGTTTAACCCAGCCCGGATGCGCGAAGTCGCCGCGCAGGGCTTCGCCACCGCGACCGATCTCGCCGACTGGCTGGTGCGCGAGGCGGGCGTGCCGTTCCGCGAGGCACATCACATCACCGGCCGCGCGGTAAAGGCGGCGGAGGACGCGGGTTGCGATCTCGCCGACCTCTCGCTCGATACGTTGCAAGCCATCGATGCCCGCATCGACGACCGCGTCTACGATGTGCTGAGCGTCGAAGCCTCGGTGAACAGCCGGACCAGCCACGGCGGCACCGCGCCGGTCCGGGTTCGCGAGCAGGTCTCTCGGTGGAAGGAGCTACTGGATCTGTAG
- a CDS encoding argininosuccinate synthase — protein MAKLKVVLAYSGGLDTSIILKWLQTEYDAEVVTFTADLGQGEEVEPARRKAELLGVKPENIFIEDVQEEFVRDFVFPMFRANTVYEGQYLLGTSIARPLIAKRQIEIARQVGADAVCHGATGKGNDQVRFELGYYALEPDIRVIAPWREWEFASREQLIDFAEKNQIPIAKDKRGESPFSIDANLLHSSSEGKVLEDPSQEAPEYVHQRTISPEDAPDTPTEITIDFERGDPVAIDGVSLSPAALLTRLNELGRDNGIGRLDLVENRFVGMKSRGVYETPGGTILLAAHRGIESITLDGGAMHLKDSLMPRYASLIYNGFWFAPEREMLQALIDQSQEMVSGRVTMKLYKGNATVIGRESAYSLYDEDLVTFEEGSGSYDQRDAAGFIRLNALRLRIAAQRKKKLQIQ, from the coding sequence ATGGCTAAGCTCAAGGTCGTACTCGCTTATTCAGGCGGGCTCGACACCTCGATCATCCTCAAGTGGCTGCAGACCGAATATGACGCGGAGGTGGTGACCTTCACCGCCGACCTCGGCCAGGGCGAGGAGGTCGAGCCGGCACGGCGCAAGGCCGAGTTGCTCGGGGTGAAGCCTGAGAACATCTTCATCGAGGATGTGCAGGAAGAGTTCGTGCGCGACTTCGTCTTCCCGATGTTCCGCGCCAACACCGTCTACGAAGGCCAGTATCTGCTCGGCACCTCGATCGCCCGTCCGCTGATCGCCAAGCGCCAGATCGAGATCGCGCGCCAGGTGGGCGCCGACGCGGTGTGTCACGGCGCCACCGGCAAGGGGAACGACCAGGTCCGCTTCGAGCTCGGCTATTACGCACTGGAGCCCGACATCCGCGTTATCGCGCCGTGGCGCGAGTGGGAGTTCGCCAGCCGTGAGCAACTGATCGACTTCGCCGAGAAGAACCAAATCCCGATCGCCAAGGACAAGCGCGGCGAGAGCCCCTTCTCGATCGACGCCAACCTGCTCCATTCGTCGAGCGAAGGGAAGGTGTTGGAGGATCCGAGCCAGGAAGCGCCCGAATACGTCCACCAGCGCACCATCTCGCCCGAGGACGCGCCCGATACGCCGACCGAGATCACCATCGATTTCGAGCGTGGCGATCCAGTCGCGATCGACGGTGTCTCGCTGTCGCCGGCGGCGCTGCTGACCCGCCTCAACGAACTTGGCCGCGACAATGGCATCGGCCGGCTCGATCTGGTCGAGAACCGCTTCGTCGGCATGAAGAGCCGCGGGGTTTATGAGACGCCGGGCGGGACGATCCTTCTCGCGGCGCACCGGGGGATCGAGAGCATCACGCTCGACGGCGGGGCGATGCACCTCAAGGATTCGCTCATGCCGCGCTATGCCAGCCTGATCTACAACGGCTTCTGGTTCGCGCCCGAGCGCGAGATGCTGCAGGCGCTGATCGACCAGAGCCAGGAGATGGTCAGCGGGCGGGTGACCATGAAGCTCTACAAGGGCAACGCCACCGTGATCGGCCGCGAGAGTGCTTATTCGCTGTACGATGAGGACCTGGTGACCTTCGAGGAAGGCTCGGGCTCCTACGACCAGCGCGATGCGGCGGGGTTCATCAGATTGAACGCCCTGCGCCTGCGCATTGCCGCCCAGCGCAAGAAGAAGCTACAGATCCAGTAG
- a CDS encoding ornithine carbamoyltransferase: protein MTHLLTLADVSRADIEAMLALAEAPPAPLLAGTGAALYFEKPSARTRNSMELAVHQLGGHPIYLTQGELGIGTRESVEDVARTLACYHGVICARVFDHGLLQALAAASPVPVVNMLSGTDHPLQGLADLLTIRQLCGRIEGVRIAYVGDGDNNVARSLAQGCAALGAELTIVAPEGYQLSDAPAGVVQTADRDAVAGVDIVYSDVFVSMGQDSETERRMADLAAYQVDETLMAQAPDAWFLHCLPARRGEEVTAGVIDGPKSAIWRQAENRMHTARGALMWLLQQD, encoded by the coding sequence GTGACCCATCTCCTGACCCTCGCGGACGTCAGCCGTGCCGACATCGAAGCGATGCTGGCGCTGGCCGAAGCGCCCCCTGCCCCGCTGCTCGCCGGCACAGGCGCGGCCTTGTATTTCGAGAAGCCGAGCGCCAGGACCCGTAACTCGATGGAGCTGGCGGTGCACCAGCTCGGCGGACATCCGATCTATCTGACGCAGGGCGAGCTTGGCATCGGCACCCGCGAAAGCGTTGAGGACGTCGCGCGAACGCTGGCCTGTTATCACGGGGTGATCTGCGCGCGGGTGTTCGACCACGGCCTCCTGCAGGCGCTGGCAGCGGCGAGCCCGGTGCCGGTGGTGAACATGCTGTCGGGCACCGACCATCCGCTCCAGGGGCTCGCCGACCTTCTCACCATCCGCCAACTATGCGGCCGGATTGAGGGGGTCAGGATCGCTTATGTCGGTGACGGCGACAACAATGTCGCGCGCAGCCTGGCGCAGGGCTGCGCCGCGCTGGGCGCCGAGCTGACGATCGTCGCGCCCGAAGGCTATCAGCTGTCGGACGCGCCCGCTGGTGTCGTCCAGACCGCCGACCGGGATGCGGTAGCCGGGGTCGATATCGTCTACAGCGATGTGTTCGTGTCGATGGGTCAGGACAGCGAGACCGAGCGGCGGATGGCCGACCTTGCCGCTTATCAGGTCGACGAGACGCTGATGGCCCAGGCGCCCGACGCCTGGTTCCTCCACTGCCTCCCGGCGCGGCGCGGCGAGGAAGTGACCGCGGGGGTCATCGACGGGCCGAAGAGCGCGATCTGGCGCCAGGCCGAAAACCGCATGCACACGGCGCGCGGCGCGCTGATGTGGCTTTTGCAGCAGGACTGA
- the argB gene encoding acetylglutamate kinase, with the protein MTALASPASLAKSQLTPTSTAEILVEALPYIQEFAGKSVVVKLGGAAIDPESDRALAQDVLLLRSVGVRCVLVHGGGPQVDAMLRRVGKQPEFRDGLRVTDAETLEIVRMVLVGKINRDLVATINGEAGAEPVALGVSGEDAGLLRVTQRDASLGFVGDVTEVRAQHLLKLLDGGMVPVVSTIGADENGQPFNVNADEAAKAIAIAMGAEKIVYLTAAPGLLEDAKDETSLVPRLTAAELRERIAHDSVGGGMIPKLTACLDAVEGGVPYAHIIDGRVPHALLIELLTRHGIGTMIRQEANW; encoded by the coding sequence ATGACTGCACTTGCCTCCCCCGCGTCGCTTGCCAAGAGCCAGCTGACTCCCACCAGCACCGCCGAAATCCTGGTCGAGGCCCTGCCCTACATCCAGGAGTTCGCCGGCAAGTCGGTCGTCGTGAAGCTGGGCGGCGCGGCGATCGATCCCGAGAGCGACCGGGCTCTGGCGCAGGACGTGCTGCTGCTACGTTCGGTCGGGGTGCGCTGCGTGCTGGTGCATGGCGGCGGTCCGCAGGTCGATGCGATGCTGCGCCGGGTCGGCAAGCAGCCCGAGTTTCGCGACGGGCTTCGTGTCACCGATGCCGAGACGCTGGAAATCGTCCGCATGGTGCTGGTCGGCAAGATCAACCGCGATCTGGTCGCCACCATCAATGGCGAGGCTGGCGCGGAGCCGGTGGCGCTCGGCGTGTCGGGCGAGGATGCCGGACTGCTGCGGGTCACGCAGCGCGATGCGTCGCTAGGCTTCGTCGGTGATGTGACCGAGGTTCGGGCGCAGCACCTGCTGAAGCTGCTCGACGGCGGGATGGTCCCGGTCGTGTCGACCATCGGCGCGGACGAGAACGGGCAGCCGTTCAACGTCAATGCCGACGAAGCGGCCAAGGCGATCGCCATTGCGATGGGGGCGGAGAAGATCGTTTATCTGACCGCCGCGCCGGGCCTGCTCGAGGATGCCAAGGACGAGACCAGCCTGGTCCCGCGCCTGACCGCCGCCGAGCTGCGCGAGCGGATCGCCCACGACAGCGTCGGCGGGGGGATGATCCCCAAGCTCACCGCCTGCCTCGACGCGGTGGAGGGCGGCGTTCCTTATGCCCACATCATCGACGGGCGCGTGCCACATGCGCTGCTAATCGAGCTGCTCACCCGGCACGGTATTGGCACCATGATCCGGCAGGAGGCCAACTGGTGA